The Agromyces atrinae genome window below encodes:
- a CDS encoding DUF805 domain-containing protein: MTSTTAPLSAPLYGASFGQAFTRFFKKYATFSGRASRSEFWWWFLANFIISGVLYGVAGATGGVTVLTNASGIPEIVYGAGFLPYSLWVLATIVPWLALAWRRLHDTNKSGAFYFLGLIPFVGGIIVLIFFLLPSDPAGARFDK; this comes from the coding sequence ATGACCAGCACCACCGCACCTCTCTCGGCCCCGCTCTACGGAGCCTCCTTCGGACAGGCCTTCACGAGGTTCTTCAAGAAGTACGCCACCTTCTCGGGCCGCGCGAGCCGCAGCGAGTTCTGGTGGTGGTTCCTCGCCAACTTCATCATCAGCGGCGTGCTGTACGGCGTCGCCGGCGCCACGGGCGGCGTCACCGTGCTCACGAATGCATCCGGCATCCCCGAGATCGTCTACGGAGCCGGGTTCCTCCCCTACAGCCTGTGGGTGCTCGCGACGATCGTGCCGTGGCTCGCGCTCGCCTGGCGCCGCCTGCACGACACGAACAAGTCGGGCGCGTTCTACTTCCTCGGACTGATCCCCTTCGTCGGCGGCATCATCGTGCTCATCTTCTTCCTTCTGCCCTCCGACCCGGCTGGGGCGCGCTTCGACAAGTAA
- a CDS encoding phosphotransferase enzyme family protein, producing the protein MLPLSEIARLRATVDTEWRSPVADAVGVTWSIAPGRSRWWRSSASHVFVVPGSETEPRRYLRFVPTGTPQALALAQGASQLVEWADDGLGAVRPLVSIDGTLTPTVTTSLGEMIAMLVDEVPGEEVDADDLDEARAREWGAALARVHLSPSTGADRPVSRSAGILDDPVHDAVVALQSAVDELTLADAPRGAVHGDFELDNVRFDASGVTFFDADDSGSDLLAVDIAHALRDIDGGALGAETSPSLVAAFFAGYDAVRPRTQTERGHERFFSLVASARFVCRLPDALDARGDDGSASWLRDLRGDLDAHFDWHAARIVSEAPAAIEALRVTCRSAPQPGRRAEGRR; encoded by the coding sequence ATGCTTCCCCTCTCAGAAATAGCCCGACTGCGTGCCACCGTCGACACCGAGTGGCGGAGTCCCGTCGCCGATGCGGTCGGCGTGACATGGAGCATCGCTCCGGGTCGCTCCCGCTGGTGGCGATCGAGCGCGAGTCACGTCTTCGTGGTTCCCGGCTCCGAGACCGAGCCGCGGCGCTACCTGCGCTTCGTGCCGACGGGCACTCCGCAGGCGCTCGCCCTCGCGCAGGGCGCGAGCCAGCTCGTCGAGTGGGCGGATGACGGCCTCGGCGCCGTGCGTCCTCTCGTGTCGATCGACGGCACGCTCACCCCGACGGTGACGACGTCGCTCGGCGAGATGATCGCCATGCTCGTCGACGAGGTGCCCGGCGAGGAGGTCGACGCCGACGATCTCGACGAAGCCCGTGCGCGCGAGTGGGGCGCGGCGCTCGCCCGGGTCCACCTGTCGCCCTCGACGGGCGCCGATCGGCCGGTATCCCGATCGGCCGGCATCCTCGACGATCCCGTCCACGATGCCGTCGTCGCACTGCAGTCCGCGGTCGACGAGCTCACTCTCGCCGATGCGCCTCGGGGTGCCGTGCACGGCGACTTCGAACTCGACAACGTTCGCTTCGACGCGTCGGGCGTGACGTTCTTCGACGCCGACGACTCGGGGTCGGATCTTCTCGCGGTCGACATCGCGCACGCCCTCCGCGACATCGACGGTGGGGCCCTCGGCGCAGAGACGTCGCCGTCGCTCGTGGCGGCGTTCTTCGCGGGCTACGACGCCGTGCGCCCGCGCACGCAGACAGAGCGAGGCCACGAGCGATTCTTCTCGCTCGTGGCCTCGGCTCGGTTCGTCTGTCGGTTGCCTGATGCGCTCGATGCCCGCGGCGACGACGGCTCAGCGTCGTGGCTGCGGGATCTCCGCGGCGACCTCGATGCTCACTTCGACTGGCATGCGGCGCGGATCGTCTCCGAGGCACCGGCCGCCATCGAGGCGCTGCGTGTTACTTGTCGAAGCGCGCCCCAGCCGGGTCGGAGGGCAGAAGGAAGAAGATGA
- the rplL gene encoding 50S ribosomal protein L7/L12, whose product MAKLSTEELLEQFKGLTLIELSEFVKAFEETFEVTAAAPVAVAGPAAAGGAAAEEVEEKDSFDVVLEAAGDKKIQVIKVVRELTSLGLGEAKAVVDGAPKAVIEGANKETADKAKAALEEAGATVTLK is encoded by the coding sequence ATGGCAAAGCTTTCCACTGAAGAACTGCTCGAGCAGTTCAAGGGCCTCACCCTCATCGAGCTCTCGGAGTTCGTCAAGGCGTTCGAGGAGACCTTCGAGGTCACCGCCGCTGCTCCGGTCGCCGTTGCCGGCCCCGCTGCCGCTGGTGGCGCCGCTGCTGAAGAGGTCGAGGAGAAGGACTCCTTCGACGTCGTCCTCGAGGCTGCTGGTGACAAGAAGATCCAGGTCATCAAGGTCGTCCGCGAGCTCACCTCGCTCGGCCTCGGCGAGGCCAAGGCTGTCGTCGATGGCGCCCCCAAGGCTGTCATCGAAGGCGCCAACAAGGAGACCGCCGACAAGGCCAAGGCTGCCCTCGAAGAGGCCGGCGCCACCGTCACCCTCAAGTAG
- the rplJ gene encoding 50S ribosomal protein L10 yields the protein MANKEATVAELSEKFETSTAVLLTEYRGLTVAKLKELRKSISADASYAVVKNTLTKIAANKAGITAFDDALAGPSAIAFVHGDPVAVAKELRTFAKANPLLVVKGGYFDGKPLTAEEVGKLADLESREVLLAKLAGAFKASLFGAAYLFNAPLSKAVRTVDALREKQESAA from the coding sequence ATGGCGAACAAGGAAGCCACGGTTGCCGAGCTCTCGGAGAAGTTCGAGACGTCGACTGCCGTTCTGCTGACCGAATACCGCGGCCTCACTGTTGCGAAGCTCAAGGAGCTCCGCAAGTCCATCAGTGCAGACGCGAGCTACGCCGTGGTGAAGAACACGCTGACCAAGATCGCGGCCAACAAGGCCGGGATCACCGCTTTCGACGACGCCCTCGCGGGCCCCTCGGCGATCGCATTCGTGCACGGTGACCCTGTCGCCGTCGCGAAGGAGCTGCGCACCTTCGCCAAGGCGAACCCCCTCCTCGTGGTCAAGGGCGGCTATTTCGATGGCAAGCCCCTGACCGCTGAAGAGGTAGGCAAGCTCGCCGACCTCGAGTCCCGTGAAGTGCTCCTGGCGAAGCTCGCCGGTGCATTCAAGGCCTCGCTGTTCGGAGCCGCATATCTGTTCAACGCACCGCTGTCGAAGGCCGTTCGCACGGTCGACGCGCTGCGTGAGAAGCAGGAGTCCGCTGCGTAG
- a CDS encoding carbohydrate kinase family protein, with translation MSDHVFISGPASWNQIVYLDHLPEPRPHMQFATSHVETIGGTSAGKALNLAAAAVPVVLHTILGTDDAGERVGSRLEAVGVELIAERRGTTERHLNLMTPAGERVSLYLDTADASGEIDPRVEASLASASAAVLDLSERSRALLPTAVRSGVEIWTDLHDYDGASEFHAPFAQAAARIFLNADGTDDHRALMRRLVANGATTVVCTLGAEGAVALDADGWHEVRATPVEVVDTNGAGDAFFAGFLVATLRGAAIDEALSAASVSAAGALTTHHLHPSLA, from the coding sequence ATGAGCGACCATGTCTTCATCAGCGGCCCGGCCTCCTGGAACCAGATCGTCTACCTCGACCACCTCCCCGAACCCCGCCCGCACATGCAGTTCGCGACATCGCACGTCGAGACCATCGGCGGCACGTCAGCGGGCAAGGCCCTGAATCTCGCCGCCGCAGCGGTTCCCGTCGTGCTGCACACGATCCTCGGCACGGATGACGCGGGCGAGCGTGTCGGCAGCCGGCTCGAGGCCGTCGGCGTCGAGCTCATCGCCGAGCGCCGCGGCACGACCGAACGCCACCTGAACCTCATGACCCCGGCCGGAGAGCGGGTGTCGCTCTACCTCGACACGGCTGACGCCTCGGGCGAGATCGACCCCCGCGTCGAGGCATCCCTCGCCTCGGCGAGCGCCGCCGTGCTCGACCTCTCCGAACGCTCGCGGGCCCTGCTACCGACGGCGGTCCGCTCGGGGGTCGAGATCTGGACCGACCTCCACGACTACGACGGCGCGAGCGAGTTCCACGCGCCGTTCGCCCAAGCCGCCGCCCGCATCTTCCTGAACGCCGACGGCACCGATGATCACCGCGCGCTCATGCGACGCCTCGTCGCGAACGGCGCCACGACGGTCGTCTGCACGCTCGGCGCCGAGGGCGCCGTCGCACTCGACGCCGACGGATGGCACGAGGTGCGGGCGACTCCCGTCGAGGTCGTCGACACCAATGGCGCGGGTGACGCCTTCTTCGCAGGTTTCCTCGTCGCGACCCTCCGCGGCGCCGCGATCGACGAAGCGCTGTCCGCGGCATCCGTCTCGGCCGCCGGCGCCCTCACAACCCACCACCTGCACCCCTCCCTCGCCTGA
- a CDS encoding DHA2 family efflux MFS transporter permease subunit, producing MSRSTASAPGLTESGMTHRQVMQALSGLLLGMFVSMLATTVVGTSLPLIISDLKGDQSAFTWVVTATLLATTVSTPIWGKLADLMNRKLLLQLALVIFVVSSAIAGFAQDPASLITMRVFQGIGAGGLGALSQIVMADILSPRERGKYAGLFGAVMAVATVGGPLLGGVITDSLGWRWNFFVGLPIAVVALVLLQRTLHLPAKPKRKVSIDYFGIVLISSGVSLLLIWVSLAGSQFDWNSLTTYLMVGGAVVLLALAIVAEMKAKEPLIPLGLFRDRTFTLAVVASVSVGVAMFGTAVFLSQYMQLARGATPTESGLLTIPMMAGLLIASTVIGNLVSRRGKWKMYVVIGSVLMIAGSFLLSRLHYDTPFLYVGISMFVLGAGVGMLMQNLVIVVQNKVELKNLGVATSAVTFFRSLGGTVGVSVMGSILGTVVAENITSGIGGLPPEQQAEAAKALAGGAIPQISQLPDFLRVVVESAYGTGVGAVFLAAVPLAIVTLLAVVFLPNAQLGTLNAVERAKAEGDTPREEIVEDGAENLVEVAEGSVGIPLTGSVPTFGRNPGDGRS from the coding sequence ATGTCACGCTCTACCGCTTCCGCTCCCGGGCTCACCGAGTCCGGCATGACCCACCGCCAGGTGATGCAGGCCCTCTCCGGCCTCCTCCTCGGCATGTTCGTCTCCATGCTCGCGACGACCGTCGTGGGCACCTCACTGCCCCTCATCATCAGCGACCTCAAGGGCGACCAGAGCGCCTTCACGTGGGTCGTCACGGCGACCCTCCTCGCGACGACCGTCTCGACTCCCATCTGGGGCAAGCTCGCCGACCTCATGAACCGCAAGCTCCTGCTGCAGCTCGCGCTCGTGATCTTCGTCGTGAGCTCGGCGATCGCCGGATTCGCGCAGGACCCCGCCTCCCTCATCACGATGCGCGTGTTCCAGGGCATCGGTGCGGGTGGCCTCGGCGCCCTCAGCCAGATCGTCATGGCCGATATCCTCAGCCCGCGCGAGCGCGGCAAGTACGCGGGCCTCTTCGGCGCCGTCATGGCCGTCGCGACCGTCGGCGGCCCGCTGCTCGGCGGCGTCATCACCGACTCGCTCGGATGGCGGTGGAACTTCTTCGTGGGCCTGCCGATCGCCGTCGTCGCACTCGTGCTCCTGCAGCGCACGCTGCACCTTCCCGCGAAGCCCAAGCGCAAGGTCTCGATCGACTACTTCGGCATCGTGCTCATCTCGAGCGGCGTCTCGCTGCTGCTCATCTGGGTGAGCCTCGCGGGCAGCCAGTTTGACTGGAACTCGCTCACGACCTACCTCATGGTCGGCGGCGCCGTCGTGCTGCTCGCCCTCGCGATCGTCGCCGAGATGAAGGCCAAGGAGCCCCTCATTCCCCTCGGTCTGTTCCGCGACCGCACCTTCACCCTCGCGGTCGTCGCGAGCGTCTCGGTCGGTGTCGCGATGTTCGGTACCGCGGTCTTCCTCAGCCAGTACATGCAGCTCGCCCGTGGCGCGACCCCCACCGAGTCGGGCCTCCTCACGATCCCCATGATGGCCGGTCTGCTCATCGCGTCGACCGTCATCGGCAACCTCGTGAGCCGCCGCGGGAAGTGGAAGATGTACGTCGTCATCGGCAGCGTGCTGATGATCGCCGGCTCGTTCCTCCTCAGCCGCCTGCACTACGACACGCCGTTCCTCTACGTCGGGATCTCGATGTTCGTGCTCGGAGCCGGCGTCGGCATGCTCATGCAGAACCTCGTCATCGTCGTGCAGAACAAGGTCGAGCTGAAGAACCTCGGCGTCGCCACGAGCGCCGTGACCTTCTTCCGCAGCCTCGGCGGAACGGTCGGCGTCTCGGTCATGGGCTCGATCCTCGGAACGGTCGTCGCCGAGAACATCACGTCGGGCATCGGCGGGCTTCCCCCCGAGCAGCAGGCCGAGGCCGCCAAGGCGCTCGCCGGCGGTGCGATCCCACAGATCTCCCAGCTTCCCGACTTCCTCCGCGTCGTCGTCGAGTCGGCGTACGGCACGGGTGTCGGCGCGGTCTTCCTCGCCGCCGTCCCCCTCGCGATCGTCACGCTGCTGGCCGTCGTCTTCCTGCCGAACGCCCAACTCGGCACGCTCAACGCCGTCGAGCGCGCGAAGGCCGAGGGCGACACCCCGCGCGAGGAGATCGTCGAAGACGGTGCCGAGAACCTCGTCGAGGTCGCCGAAGGGAGCGTCGGCATCCCCCTGACGGGTTCCGTCCCCACCTTCGGGCGCAACCCGGGCGACGGGCGTTCGTAG
- a CDS encoding MarR family winged helix-turn-helix transcriptional regulator — MTSETPTEAEYARAIASVEEELGTLFRRARSMWKESAAAIHPDLQPIGYKILASLVNSGPAHAGALAELLAIDKSVMSRQVRTLEELDLAESTPDPSDGRARILSPTPLARERIGVVRATNQALLNQRLHEWTPEELQHFAEMLGRLAETPIPRIARD; from the coding sequence GTGACGAGCGAGACCCCGACCGAGGCCGAGTACGCGCGAGCGATCGCCTCGGTCGAGGAAGAGCTCGGAACACTCTTCCGTCGGGCCCGCTCGATGTGGAAGGAGTCGGCGGCGGCGATCCACCCCGATCTGCAGCCGATCGGGTACAAGATCCTCGCGTCGCTCGTGAACTCGGGCCCCGCCCACGCCGGCGCCCTCGCCGAGCTCCTCGCGATCGACAAGAGCGTCATGAGCCGCCAGGTGCGCACCCTCGAAGAGCTCGACCTCGCGGAGTCGACACCCGATCCGTCCGACGGCCGAGCCCGCATCCTCAGCCCGACCCCGCTCGCCCGCGAACGCATCGGCGTGGTGCGCGCCACGAACCAGGCGCTCCTGAACCAACGGTTGCACGAGTGGACTCCCGAGGAGCTGCAGCACTTCGCCGAGATGCTCGGCCGGCTCGCCGAGACGCCCATTCCCCGCATCGCTCGCGACTGA
- a CDS encoding AAA family ATPase encodes MLETIAVANYRSLRSLVMPLDGLTVITGANGAGKSSLYRSLRLLASTAAGGIVAGLAREGGLGSTLWAGPENVSRAMRAGDVPVQGTRRSRPIELKLGFASDDLGYLIDLGLPTQNGPRSLFARDPEIKRELIFAGAVARPATLLVDRANAAVRVRDDAWSTLPRRIAPFESVLTEIADDDAAPEVLSVRRRVRGWRFYDNFRTDRDAPVRSPRLGTRTEVLDHSGDDLAAAVQTIIESGRRDRLDAEIDRAFPGSTVSVREDNGYFSVHLAQPGMLRDLATDELSDGTLRYLLLVAALLSPRPPELLVLNEPETSLHLDLLPRLGELIAAAAADTQVLVVSHAATLIDALTAAGGVERRLVKELGETTIDGFGVLDGPPWGWGER; translated from the coding sequence ATGCTCGAAACGATCGCCGTCGCGAACTACCGATCCCTCCGCTCCCTCGTCATGCCCCTCGACGGGCTCACCGTCATCACGGGCGCGAACGGCGCGGGCAAGTCGAGCCTCTATCGATCGCTCCGCCTGCTCGCGAGCACGGCGGCGGGCGGAATCGTCGCGGGGCTCGCGCGTGAGGGCGGCCTCGGGTCGACGCTCTGGGCCGGCCCCGAGAACGTGAGCCGGGCGATGCGCGCGGGCGACGTTCCCGTGCAGGGCACGCGGCGCTCACGCCCCATCGAGCTGAAGCTCGGCTTCGCGAGCGACGACCTCGGCTATCTCATCGATCTCGGCCTCCCGACGCAGAACGGGCCGCGGAGCCTCTTCGCCCGAGACCCCGAGATCAAGCGCGAGCTCATCTTCGCGGGAGCGGTCGCCCGCCCGGCCACACTCCTCGTCGATCGTGCGAACGCCGCCGTTCGGGTACGCGATGATGCCTGGTCGACCCTGCCCCGACGCATCGCGCCGTTCGAGAGCGTGCTCACCGAGATCGCCGACGACGACGCGGCCCCCGAAGTGCTCTCGGTGCGGCGCCGCGTGCGCGGCTGGCGCTTCTACGACAACTTCCGCACCGACCGCGATGCTCCGGTCCGCTCGCCCCGACTCGGCACCCGCACGGAAGTGCTCGACCACTCGGGCGACGATCTCGCGGCGGCGGTGCAGACGATCATCGAATCGGGTCGCCGCGATCGGCTCGACGCCGAGATCGATCGGGCGTTCCCCGGGTCGACGGTGTCGGTCCGCGAAGACAACGGCTACTTCAGCGTGCACCTCGCTCAGCCCGGCATGCTCCGTGATCTGGCGACGGACGAACTCTCCGACGGCACGCTCCGTTACCTGCTGCTCGTCGCCGCGCTGCTCTCACCGCGGCCGCCGGAACTGCTCGTGCTCAACGAGCCCGAGACGAGCCTGCACCTCGACCTGCTCCCCCGGCTCGGCGAACTGATCGCCGCCGCGGCGGCAGACACCCAGGTGCTCGTCGTGTCGCACGCGGCGACGCTCATCGATGCCCTCACGGCGGCTGGCGGGGTCGAACGTCGACTCGTCAAAGAGCTCGGCGAGACGACGATCGACGGGTTCGGCGTGCTCGACGGGCCGCCGTGGGGTTGGGGTGAGCGATGA
- a CDS encoding phosphatase PAP2 family protein: MTNVLAQPVTALLGRARRRWIVLAVAALLALAAIYVAAVLTPLGQQLENAALRGADQQAAETFREASERLGLITVWSLAAATLAVGAIGLLRRKPLLAAVAVGVIVVGQIVTQTLKRFVLPRPELVEVVGDYTGNSFPSGHTTIAMTVLVAVILVVPFRFRGLALLVVMTWATSIGAYTIAAKWHRLSDTLGADMVALGLGCVAALVLVRTGRVVIVDEKRRLRVVYVVLIGGLGLLTLGLGLVLGWSAFAFDITDPTIEWNAYLAAAALASAGSIGTALVYWWSWRRLEAA, encoded by the coding sequence ATGACGAACGTCCTCGCCCAGCCCGTGACCGCATTGCTGGGCAGAGCTCGTCGGCGATGGATCGTGCTCGCGGTGGCCGCACTTCTGGCGCTTGCTGCGATCTACGTCGCAGCAGTTCTGACCCCGCTCGGTCAACAGCTCGAGAATGCCGCGCTGCGCGGTGCGGATCAACAGGCCGCGGAGACCTTCCGAGAAGCGTCGGAGCGACTCGGCCTGATCACGGTGTGGAGCCTCGCTGCGGCGACACTGGCCGTCGGCGCGATCGGTCTGCTGCGCAGGAAGCCGCTCCTCGCTGCCGTCGCCGTGGGTGTGATCGTCGTCGGCCAGATCGTCACGCAGACCCTCAAGCGCTTCGTCCTGCCGCGCCCCGAGCTCGTCGAGGTCGTCGGTGACTACACGGGAAACTCGTTCCCGAGCGGACACACGACGATCGCGATGACTGTGCTCGTCGCCGTGATACTCGTGGTTCCATTCCGCTTCCGCGGACTCGCATTGCTCGTCGTGATGACGTGGGCGACGAGCATCGGTGCGTACACGATAGCGGCGAAGTGGCACCGTCTCTCCGACACTCTCGGTGCCGATATGGTCGCGCTCGGTCTCGGGTGCGTCGCTGCGCTCGTCCTCGTCCGAACGGGCCGGGTCGTCATCGTCGACGAGAAGCGGAGACTGCGCGTCGTCTATGTCGTTCTCATCGGCGGACTCGGTCTGCTCACGCTCGGGCTCGGGCTCGTCCTCGGCTGGAGCGCCTTCGCCTTCGACATCACCGATCCGACGATCGAGTGGAATGCCTACCTCGCGGCAGCCGCACTGGCTTCAGCCGGATCGATCGGCACGGCACTCGTCTACTGGTGGTCGTGGCGGAGGCTTGAGGCGGCGTGA
- a CDS encoding SIP domain-containing protein, translated as MPFSQNSDPAVCDQRSRYVLVAGDIGDIDEIRQVLSDLPRDAYGRVIIEIAAPLQVVPLDAPPRVAVTWLRRDERSSVSKVRAAAERGETLVRAVDAWLDEWMRASDDPSSEYVLWIGSHASEAVNEFCVSLAHELRAYSAPGATA; from the coding sequence GTGCCCTTCTCTCAGAACTCCGATCCTGCCGTCTGCGACCAGCGTTCGCGCTACGTGCTCGTCGCCGGTGACATCGGTGACATCGACGAGATCCGGCAGGTGCTGTCCGACCTCCCGCGCGATGCCTACGGTCGCGTGATCATCGAGATCGCCGCTCCGTTGCAGGTCGTGCCGCTCGATGCCCCTCCGCGCGTGGCCGTCACGTGGCTCCGCCGCGACGAGCGCTCGAGCGTGTCGAAGGTTCGTGCGGCAGCCGAACGCGGCGAGACGCTCGTGCGTGCCGTCGATGCGTGGCTCGACGAGTGGATGCGTGCGTCAGACGACCCGTCGAGCGAGTACGTGCTGTGGATCGGTTCGCACGCGAGCGAGGCTGTCAACGAGTTCTGCGTCTCGCTCGCCCACGAGCTGCGGGCATACAGCGCTCCGGGTGCCACCGCCTGA
- a CDS encoding sensor histidine kinase, translating to MTAPGDPGYAARARAAAGAGETMKPRVARQPWTLRKRLLAILLLLLAAVSLAVGVLSVAILHASLVDRVDEQLRSAVDRGRGADIFTAPGDPGSDAGPLLRVPGQAPGTIGALVYGGVTVSSGYLDEAGQVTRLDDAQQNALAEVVGTLEPTTVDLGELGSYRASYRPILTNGTDVGSNGAALVIALPLADVESTSMQLAITIAVVGFLGIVTAIVVGSWLINGSLAPLRRLTQTAREVSELPLDRGEVALSQRVPESTTEVGQLGAAFNRMLGHVSSALTSREASERKVRQFVADASHELRTPLASIRGYSELTRRSGETLPTDAAHALGRIESESVRMTELVDDLLLLARLDEGRELDRSAVDLSAIVVDAVSDAAAAGQDHHWDLDLPPEPVEVVGDSPRLRQVLGNLLANARVHTPAGTRVTTTLAVDDGVVHLVVADDGPGIDAAVRESLFERFARGDSSRSRAAGSTGLGLAIVEAVVHAHHGTVSVESEPGDTRFIVKLSGSGLDA from the coding sequence ATGACGGCGCCCGGCGACCCCGGCTACGCGGCGCGTGCCCGTGCGGCGGCCGGCGCGGGGGAGACGATGAAGCCGCGGGTGGCGCGTCAGCCGTGGACGCTCCGCAAGCGCCTCCTCGCGATCCTGCTCCTCTTGCTCGCCGCGGTGAGCCTCGCCGTCGGCGTACTGAGCGTCGCGATCCTGCATGCCTCGCTCGTCGATCGCGTCGACGAGCAGTTGCGCTCGGCCGTCGATCGCGGTCGTGGAGCCGACATCTTCACCGCCCCGGGCGACCCGGGGAGCGACGCCGGCCCGCTGCTGCGGGTGCCCGGCCAAGCGCCGGGAACGATCGGCGCACTCGTGTACGGCGGAGTCACCGTCTCGTCGGGCTACCTCGACGAAGCGGGACAGGTCACTCGCCTCGACGACGCCCAGCAGAACGCGCTCGCCGAAGTCGTCGGCACCCTCGAGCCGACGACGGTCGACCTCGGCGAGCTCGGCTCGTACCGCGCGTCGTACCGGCCCATCCTCACGAACGGCACGGATGTCGGAAGCAACGGCGCCGCGCTTGTCATCGCGCTCCCGCTCGCCGACGTCGAGTCGACGTCCATGCAGCTCGCGATCACGATCGCCGTCGTCGGCTTCCTCGGTATCGTCACGGCCATCGTCGTCGGCTCCTGGCTCATCAACGGGTCGCTCGCGCCGCTCCGCCGACTCACGCAGACGGCGCGCGAGGTCTCGGAGCTCCCGCTCGACCGCGGTGAGGTCGCGCTCTCGCAGCGCGTCCCCGAGTCGACGACCGAGGTCGGCCAGCTCGGAGCCGCCTTCAACCGCATGCTGGGGCACGTGTCATCCGCCCTCACCTCGCGCGAGGCGAGCGAGCGGAAGGTGCGCCAGTTCGTCGCTGACGCGAGCCACGAACTGCGGACGCCGCTCGCATCGATCCGCGGCTATTCGGAACTCACGCGTCGCAGCGGCGAGACCCTTCCGACCGACGCCGCACACGCCCTCGGCCGCATCGAGTCGGAATCGGTGCGGATGACGGAGCTCGTCGACGACCTGTTGCTGCTCGCCCGACTCGACGAGGGGCGTGAACTCGATCGCTCGGCCGTCGACCTGTCCGCGATCGTCGTGGACGCCGTGAGCGATGCGGCCGCCGCCGGTCAGGATCACCACTGGGACCTCGATCTGCCGCCGGAGCCCGTCGAGGTCGTGGGCGATTCGCCGAGGCTCCGCCAGGTGCTCGGCAACCTGCTCGCGAACGCCCGCGTGCACACGCCCGCCGGCACGCGCGTGACGACGACGCTCGCGGTGGATGACGGTGTCGTGCACCTCGTCGTCGCCGATGACGGCCCCGGTATCGACGCCGCCGTGCGCGAGAGCCTCTTCGAACGGTTCGCGCGCGGCGACTCGTCGCGTTCGCGTGCGGCGGGCTCGACGGGACTCGGCCTCGCGATCGTCGAAGCCGTCGTTCACGCCCATCACGGCACGGTCAGCGTCGAGAGCGAACCGGGCGATACGAGATTCATCGTGAAATTGTCAGGTTCAGGACTGGACGCTTAG
- a CDS encoding response regulator transcription factor has translation MSTDIRTIAKADGTAVRVLVVDDEASLTDLLKMALRYEGWEVRTADDGQSAIRIAREFRPDAIVLDIMLPDLGGLEVLQRVRADGAETPVLFLTAKDSLDDRIAGLTAGGDDYVTKPFSLEEVVARLRGLIRRSTLTAAREPVIAVGDLTLNEDSHEVHRDGELIPLTATEFELLRYLMRNPRRVLSKAQILDRVWSYDFGGRDSVVELYISYLRKKVDAGREPMIHTVRGAGYLLKTAEG, from the coding sequence GTGAGCACCGATATCCGTACCATCGCCAAGGCCGACGGCACTGCCGTCCGCGTTCTCGTCGTCGATGACGAGGCCTCGCTGACCGACCTCCTCAAGATGGCCCTCCGCTACGAGGGCTGGGAGGTGCGTACGGCCGACGACGGCCAGAGCGCCATCCGCATCGCGCGGGAGTTCCGCCCCGACGCCATCGTGCTCGACATCATGCTGCCCGACCTCGGCGGACTCGAAGTGCTGCAGCGTGTACGCGCCGACGGTGCCGAGACGCCCGTGCTCTTCCTCACCGCGAAGGACTCGCTCGACGACCGCATCGCGGGGCTCACCGCGGGCGGAGACGACTACGTCACGAAGCCCTTCAGCCTCGAGGAGGTCGTCGCGAGACTCCGCGGTCTCATCCGGCGCTCGACCCTCACGGCCGCCCGCGAGCCCGTCATCGCCGTCGGCGACCTCACGCTCAACGAGGACAGTCACGAGGTGCACCGCGACGGAGAGCTCATCCCGCTCACGGCGACCGAGTTCGAACTGCTCCGCTACCTCATGCGGAACCCCCGCCGCGTGCTCTCGAAGGCCCAGATCCTCGACCGCGTGTGGAGCTACGACTTCGGCGGCCGTGACAGCGTCGTCGAGCTCTACATCTCGTACCTGCGGAAGAAGGTCGACGCCGGCCGCGAACCGATGATCCACACGGTGCGCGGGGCGGGCTACCTGCTCAAGACGGCGGAAGGATGA